A single Pseudomonas brassicacearum DNA region contains:
- a CDS encoding DUF423 domain-containing protein, giving the protein MLRSFLMLAAFFGFTGVALGAFAAHGLKGRLSAEYLAIFHTGVTYQLVHTLALLGVALLATHIPGRIVTWAGVSFVIGILLFSGSLYLLTLTGISKLGIITPFGGVAFLIGWLCLGLAAWRLG; this is encoded by the coding sequence ATGCTGCGTAGCTTTCTGATGCTGGCTGCTTTTTTCGGCTTCACGGGCGTGGCACTGGGGGCATTTGCCGCCCATGGCCTCAAAGGCCGCCTGAGCGCCGAATACCTGGCGATTTTCCACACCGGCGTCACCTACCAACTGGTGCACACCCTGGCGTTGCTGGGCGTTGCGCTGCTGGCCACGCACATTCCCGGCCGCATCGTCACCTGGGCCGGGGTTTCATTTGTGATCGGTATCCTGTTGTTCTCCGGCAGCCTGTACCTGCTGACCCTCACAGGTATCAGCAAGTTGGGCATCATCACGCCGTTTGGCGGCGTGGCGTTCCTGATCGGCTGGCTGTGCCTGGGGCTTGCCGCCTGGCGGCTGGGCTGA